One genomic region from Nitrospiraceae bacterium encodes:
- the ruvX gene encoding Holliday junction resolvase RuvX, with protein sequence MKGQRILAIDHGSKRIGFALSDELGWTAQPLETFHRRNPEADIRHIQELVREHEVGRVLVGLPLRLDGESGPAAKVVEEFIQLLEPALSVPVVTWDERMTTCAAEDLLIAADVGRRKRKGIVDRIAAAILLQSYLASLEKPSSGQEQAVSNSHEDDPWSFDEPRVDDAEAIDCGTGSSDGDTLGPLGLSGPALGSKSRRQRAS encoded by the coding sequence ATGAAAGGCCAACGGATTCTTGCGATCGATCACGGCTCCAAACGCATCGGCTTTGCCCTGAGCGATGAGCTCGGGTGGACCGCCCAGCCGTTGGAAACGTTTCATCGACGCAATCCCGAGGCCGATATTCGACATATTCAGGAGTTGGTGCGCGAGCACGAGGTCGGCCGGGTGCTCGTCGGCTTACCGCTTCGATTGGACGGGGAAAGTGGCCCCGCCGCAAAAGTCGTCGAGGAGTTCATCCAACTGCTGGAACCGGCCTTGTCGGTTCCGGTGGTAACCTGGGACGAACGGATGACGACCTGTGCGGCGGAGGACTTATTGATCGCCGCCGATGTCGGCCGCCGCAAACGGAAAGGCATCGTCGATCGGATCGCCGCCGCGATTCTGCTCCAGAGTTACCTCGCGAGCTTGGAGAAGCCGTCGTCGGGCCAAGAGCAGGCCGTAAGCAATTCCCACGAAGACGATCCCTGGTCTTTTGACGAACCACGAGTCGATGATGCAGAAGCGATTGATTGCGGGACTGGTTCTAGCGATGGTGATACTCTTGGCCCTCTCGGGCTATCTGGTCCTGCGCTGGGCTCAAAGTCCCGTCGCCAGCGGGCTTCCTAA